A window of Trichoderma atroviride chromosome 3, complete sequence contains these coding sequences:
- a CDS encoding uncharacterized protein (EggNog:ENOG41) → MAVAKGIVTVVGATGAQGALLSTTYSKARLKSATAAAKALAARGIDVVEADLTDTAALRAAFAGSYAIFAVTNFWRLFTDAQKEFSAD, encoded by the exons ATGGCGGTAGCGAAGGGAATCGTGACTGTTGTCGGCGCAACTGGCGCTCAGGGGGCTCTGTTGTCGACCACTTACTCAAAAGCAAGGCTCAAGAGTGCAAC CGCAGCGGCAAAGGCACTCGCCGCACGCGGCATTGACGTCGTTGAAGCAGATTTGACCGACACCGCAGCTCTTCGAGCGGCATTTGCGGGTTCATATGCCATTTTCGCAGTCACCAACTTTTGGAGGCTATTTACGGACGCACAGAAGGAATTCTCCGCAGATTAG
- a CDS encoding uncharacterized protein (EggNog:ENOG41) gives MAGLLVDVYGLQELPASAAPTTCLWLLHPRTRTRAVMNDIARRAIHSWNQKGQERGLVALAFDMPNHGTRMVSAKANLAWDEGEGNENHAIDMFGLVKGGMRTMGGLMDQAWFGEERIDAGVAIVGCPDLTNMMASRAELSKLDCGEAGFLGSKYFPADSVATARKFDPKGILFGTDAIPALPLSSAEQDRLRSIFDSRVRGKKLLLCSGGADELVPYSKGEAFIRLLKDAAGGWYADGGVEVDDRVYEGVGHRFAADMVNDAVAFLVRAVAEGPRQRRKDAESRARM, from the exons ATGGCCGGCCTCCTGGTCGACGTCTACGGCCTACAAGAGCTTCCcgcatcagcagcgccgaCAACATGCCTGTGGCTCCTTCACCCGCGGACACGCACCAGGGCTGTCATGAATGATATTGCCAGGCGGGCAATCCACTCCTGGAATCAGAAAGGACAAGAGCGAGGGCTTGTGGCCCTGGCCTTTGACATGCCCAACCACGGCACGAGAATGGTGAGCGCAAAGGCCAACCTGGCGTgggacgagggcgagggcaATGAGAACCACGCCATCGACATGTTTGGTCTGGTCAAGGGCGGGATGCGGACCATGGGCGGGTTGATGGACCAG GCGTGgtttggagaggagaggatcGATGCTGGAGTGGCGATTGTAGGGTGTCCGGATCTCACAa ACATGATGGCCAGTCGAGCCGAGCTGTCCAAGCTGGACTGTGGCGAGGCTGGCTTCCTGGGGAGCAAATACTTCCCTGCTGACTCCGTCGCCACGGCTCGCAAGTTCGATCCCAAGGGCATCCTATTCGGGACCGACGCCATTCCTGCTCTGCCGCTCTCGTCGGCTGAACAGGATCGTCTTCGCAGCATCTTTGACAGCCGCGTCCGgggcaagaagctgcttctgtGCTCGGGCGGGGCTGATGAACTGGTGCCGTACTCCAAGGGGGAGGCTTTCATCAGGCTGTTGAAGGATGCGGCAGGCGGATGGTATGCTGATGGAGGCGTTGAGGTTGACGATAGAGTGTATGAGGGCGTGGGACACAGATTTGCGGCGGACATGGTGAATGATGCGGTTGCGTTTTTGGTGAGGGCGGTGGCGGAGGGgccgaggcagaggaggaaggATGCTGAGAGTAGAGCGAGGATGTAG
- a CDS encoding uncharacterized protein (BUSCO:EOG092D2FMD) produces the protein MPSAKEVNRALARIRAVMPAEKKVASANRNIRLGLERIGHVVPKEQGWLGVHVGGTNGKGSVCNLISGLFRLSGISHGMYTSPAMPERHNGVTINGLYVNRRMYEMEVKHIEDKFKRIASGWRFAAGEDPGNLTPFELETAAAFRVFEKMHVNYGVVEVGMGGATDATNIMRQKSVTVITKIDLDHQEYLGNTIEEIAKVKAGIMRPGVPCIVDHTNPSSVMKVLRQHANSIGTQISPSWKGEPLLATLDTERFKLEDYEKQNLLCATLAFRHLFPNFEIDVNKLLAMEPFPSGRKEQVRVAGLTGGSREKPILVDGAHNLLGAEALASYVQHQVRQGNEPISWVMGLSASKSKPFAKVISTLVQPQDNFAFVEYLPGANEPPPAPVELGREIGKSIVNHESQLYDGDSRIASGVQWACDKAGEGPVIVTGSLYMIRNFYNLDGVEPRRKTKTRRPGAAQLWHYIQLSQKRPLTAEEAREFKQARRHWYLSPTRNTAFKAVRHGGQPKSSIVPERIRALQQQVEFHRKQAQGYRSAIESMEKDLAQESAVAPASADSSDLQTSLETLKRHHQEHLGAFNSAMFKLRGHTALPEKKYMSHEEVFGRPAKPKIQRFPFPDDEEASTSANKQHEDTTASSESRLDYSRSDQIAAKEVPTLDARSSRFGKRKSRHDDNEKEKAATEALDLVDKLTKGRVGSDSEAGKA, from the coding sequence ATGCCATCTGCCAAAGAGGTTAATCGAGCGCTGGCTCGCATCAGAGCCGTTATGCCGGCCGAGAAAAAGGTGGCATCGGCCAATCGCAACATCCGCCTCGGCCTGGAGCGCATCGGCCACGTCGTGCCAAAGGAGCAGGGCTGGCTGGGCGTCCATGTCGGCGGCACCAACGGCAAGGGCTCGGTCTGCAACCTGATCTCGGGGCTCTTCAGGCTGTCCGGCATTAGCCATGGCATGTACACGTCGCCAGCCATGCCTGAGAGGCACAATGGCGTCACCATCAACGGCCTGTACGTCAATCGCCGCATGTACGAGATGGAGGTGAAGCACATCGAGGACAAGTTCAAGAGAATTGCGTCTGGCTGGAGGTttgccgccggcgaggaCCCGGGCAACCTGACGCCCTTTGAGCTGGAAACTGCAGCCGCCTTTCGGGTCTTTGAGAAGATGCATGTCAACTACGGCGTGGTTGAAGTGGGCATGGGCGGCGCCACAGATGCCACCAATATCATGAGGCAGAAATCAGTCACGGTCATCACAAAGATCGATCTGGACCACCAGGAGTATCTCGGCAACACCATTGAAGAAATCGCAAAGGTCAAGGCGGGCATCATGCGACCCGGCGTGCCCTGCATTGTTGACCATACCAATCCCAGCTCAGTCATGAAAGTTCTTCGTCAGCACGCAAATAGTATAGGTACTCAGATCAGCCCATCATGGAAGGGAGAGCCTCTGCTGGCCACCCTTGATACTGAGCGGTTCAAGCTGGAAGACTACGAAAAACAGAATCTTCTCTGCGCTACGCTGGCCTTCCGCCATCTATTCCCGAATTTTGAAATCGACGTCAACAAACTACTGGCCATGGAACCGTTTCCCTCTGGGCGAAAAGAGCAAGTTCGAGTAGCTGGCCTCACCGGTGGAAGTCGCGAAAAGCCTATCCTTGTGGATGGCGCTCACAATCTGCTTGGCGCCGAAGCGTTGGCCTCTTATGTGCAGCACCAGGTTCGCCAGGGCAATGAACCGATTTCGTGGGTCATGGGCTTATCGGCTAGCAAATCCAAACCTTTTGCAAAGGTCATCTCTACCTTGGTACAGCCTCAGGATaactttgcctttgttgaaTATCTTCCTGGTGCTAATGAGCCGCCCCCGGCTCCCGTTGAGCTCGGCCGTGAGATTGGCAAGTCTATTGTCAATCATGAATCTCAGCTGTACGATGGCGATTCACGGATTGCTTCGGGCGTGCAATGGGCTTGCGACAAAGCTGGAGAGGGTCCCGTCATAGTTACGGGAAGCTTATACATGATTAGAAATTTTTACAACCTGGACGGCGTTGAGCCAAGGAGAAAGACCAAGACGAGACGGCCCGGAGCCGCGCAGCTTTGGCACTATATCCAGTTATCGCAAAAGAGGCCGCTGACTGCCGAGGAAGCTAGAGAGTTTAAACAAGCACGGAGGCACTGGTATTTATCGCCTACACGAAATACCGCCTTCAAAGCGGTGAGACACGGCGGTCAGCCCAAGTCTTCCATCGTTCCCGAGAGAATACgtgcgctgcagcagcaggtggAGTTTCATAGGAAACAAGCTCAAGGGTATCGTAGCGCCATTGAGAGTATGGAGAAGGACTTGGCACAAGAATCAGCCGTTGCGCCTGCGAGCGCTGATTCCTCGGATTTACAAACCAGCCTGGAGACGCTCAAGCGACACCACCAGGAACATCTCGGTGCATTCAACAGCGCCATGTTTAAGCTCCGAGGCCACACTGCCTTGCCTGAGAAAAAGTATATGAGCCACGAAGAGGTGTTTGGACGGCCGGCGAAGCCCAAGATTCAAAGGTTCCCCTTTCCcgatgacgaagaggcgAGCACGTCGGCCAACAAACAACACGAAGATACCACTGCTTCTTCTGAGAGCAGGCTTGACTATTCCCGATCTGACCAAATAGCAGCCAAAGAAGTGCCTACATTGGATGCGCGAAGCTCGCGATttggcaaaagaaaaagccgCCATGACGACaatgagaaggaaaaggcggCGACAGAGGCGCTTGACCTTGTTGACAAGCTGACAAAGGGCCGTGTCGGCTCAGACTCTGAAGCTGGCAAAGCTTGA
- a CDS encoding uncharacterized protein (EggNog:ENOG41~SECRETED:SignalP(1-20)~TransMembrane:9 (n8-19c24/25o34-54i66-85o143-162i174-195o207-226i238-255o287-309i316-337o357-381i)): MWWPFSIFFSSIFLFAIVLSIPVAFDVGGRDSGLAYSLSLSIFYIFYSAIRLATPETSRVRWSIVTLLRLAQWFVIPSLLIWALGKFGVDADAGSSSWVERTLGGVFQSKSTSWTEWMFGKEGLLETIFLGSWDNVLRYSGPVFQLLEGFCTLLVIQAAGQITRWLVNRGRSDTWVIVLLAFSGSIIASAVYFLWRVAQFPQISNVDATLIGVTMTTAVFLCAYGIGSGRGSPVESSLLFAYVVLCVYQIFTDYLPSDGTYSTEDQASSQPEIPPLPPIIMASYSTLLHILSTLPGALHSSLALLYAAFQTITPSVIISLAYRLFVFYCATRIIPSVRDLGARAMMHEPDFDESETASMFLSILSYFSPTILISVYTSLLLQHFSTSEGPDGWTLRGGDVGGSSWRWVNVGLTMVLYGIELTLSTDDQDHWKVD; this comes from the exons ATGTGGTGGCCattcagcatcttcttcagcagcatcttcctcttcgccatcgTCCTGTCCATCCCCGTCGCCTTCGATGTCGGCGGCCGGGACAGCGGGCTGGCCTACAGCCTGAGCCTGTCCATCTTCTACATCTTCTACTCTGCCATCCGCCTGGCCACGCCCGAGACGTCGCGCGTCCGCTGGTCCATCgtgacgctgctgcggctggcgcAGTGGTTCGTCATCCCGTCGCTGCTCATCTGGGCCCTGGGCAAGTTTGGCGTCGACGCCGATgccggcagctccagctgggtCGAGAGGACGCTCGGCGGCGTCTTCCAGTCCAAGAGCACCAGCTGGACCGAGTGGATGTTTGGCAAAGAGGGCCTGCTCGAGACCATCTTCCTTGGCTCGTGGGACAATGTGCTGAGGTACTCGGGCCCTGTattccagctgctcgaggGCTTCTGCACGCTGCTCGTTATCCAGGCGGCGGGCCAGATTACTCGATGGCTCGTCAACAGAGGGAGGAGCGATACATGGGTG ATCGTCTTGCTTGCATTTTCTGGCTCCATCATTGCCAGCGCCGTCTATTTCCTGTGGCGCGTGGCCCAGTTCCCTCAAATCAGCAACGTTGATGCCACTCTCATTGGCGTCACCATGACTACGGCTGTGTTCCTCTGCGCGTACGGCATTGGCAGTGGCCGCGGCAGTCCCGTCGAATCGTCGCTTCTCTTCGCCTATGTCGTGCTCTGTGTCTATCAGATCTTTACCGACTATCTCCCGTCCGATGGCACCTATTCTACCGAGGACCAAGCTTCATCGCAACCGGAAATCCCCCCACTTCCgcccatcatcatggcctcGTACTCAACCCTACTTCACATACTCAGCACCCTACCTGGCGCTTTGCATTCTTCGCTCGCCCTCTTATACGCCGCTTTCCAGACAATCACGCCATCCGTCATCATATCTCTCGCATATCGCCTGTTCGTCTTCTACTGCGCCACCCGCATCATCCCATCAGTACGGGATCTAGGCGCCCGAGCCATGATGCATGAGCCTGACTTTGACGAATCAGAAACAGCGTCCATGTTTCTGAGCATCCTGAGCTACTTTTCACCAACAATATTGATATCAGTTTACaccagcctgctgctgcaacacTTTTCAACGAGCGAGGGGCCAGACGGCTGGACACTCAGGGGCGGCGACGTGGGTGGCAGCTCTTGGCGGTGGGTCAATGTAGGATTAACCATGGTGCTGTATGGAATTGAGCTCACCTTGAGCACAGACGATCAAGATCACTGGAAGGTGGATTGA
- a CDS encoding uncharacterized protein (EggNog:ENOG41) produces the protein MGLPLFVAPVETDLPAKQAPKHDALSLARSSIRRSTYVERRDRRQPRRRRISDLPASAPGREALREVTSGGERQRDGLEERMSSLYGGTWRDAHGIRGFETLPRTEEDGQEGSIGWWSPDPRLRPRHARIAVMSNPRRSRSPLPPSIISSSFTPSNRLPSSRLLGGELERIPFEPSASLDDVSTLDRYRSLRRNQSRMYRALLSRRSQPEDRHSRPQPVDGLGDRDRSLSPEGWDTLRSTLTPDPQPPSAGSSFASAAATTQGAGPANPPPTAPELPDGAMDPACESGHENSDDEDTFFGYPGYRGIRHAHRRIRQLVPEYNLDGPSDGPRSQQTQSSGPSGDVLANHYSQLLFGQTSHTGSEDERMLDRLRIIRERSSGGGPNTHSGDEEWVGMQRIVRNLAAREDIPDEWWAGAGLNRTLPREGSN, from the exons ATGGGTCTCCC ACTCTTCGTTGCGCCTGTTGAGACCGATCTACCCGCCAAACAAGCGCCAAAGCATGATGCGCTTTCTCTTGCTCGCTCCAGCATCAGGCGCTCAACGTATGTGGAAAGGCGCGATCGACGGCAGCCCAGAAGACGACGCATTTCCGACCTGCCGGCTTCTGCCCCCGGACGCGAGGCGCTGAGAGAGGTGACTTCTGGGGGCGAACGGCAGAGGGACGGGCTGGAGGAACGGATGAGCTCCCTCTATGGTGGTACTTGGCGCGACGCACACGGCATCCGCGGCTTCGAAACCTTGCCGagaacagaagaagacggccagGAAGGCAGCATCGGGTGGTGGAGTCCTGACCCTCGACTGCGGCCTAGGCATGCGCGCATC GCCGTGATGAGCAACCCTAGGCGTAGCCGCAGTCCCCTTCCCCCATCGATAATCTCCAGTAGCTTCACCCCTAGCAACCGCCTTCCCTCgtctcgtcttcttggcGGAGAGCTGGAAAGGATACCTTTTGAACCGTCAGCGTCTCTTGACGACGTTTCCACTTTGGACAGATACAGATCTCTGCGCAGAAACCAGTCACGAATGTACCGAGCCTTGCTATCTAGGCGCTCCCAGCCTGAAGACCGCCATTCGCGCCCTCAACCGGTTGATGGCCTGGGAGACCGCGACAGAAGCCTGAGCCCGGAGGGTTGGGATACCTTGCGCTCAACGCTGACGCCTGATCCACAGCCGCCCAGCGCAGGTTCTTCGTTTGCATCTGCGGCGGCCACCACCCAAGGCGCGGGCCCTGCTAACCCTCCTCCCACCGCTCCAGAACTGCCTGACGGGGCCATGGATCCTGCTTGCGAATCCGGCCACGAAAattccgacgacgaggataCCTTCTTCGGGTACCCTGGATATCGCGGCATTCGTCACGCACACCGACGAATCCGTCAATTAGTTCCCGAATACAATTTGGATGGGCCATCGGACGGGCCACGTTCCCAGCAAACTCAATCGTCGGGGCCCTCGGGCGATGTTCTGGCAAATCATTATTCCCAGCTATTGTTTGGACAGACCTCGCACACAGGATCGGAGGACGAAAGAATGCTTGATCGGCTCCGAATAATCCGTGAAAGATCCTCTGGAGGCGGGCCAAACACTCAttcaggagatgaagaatggGTAGGCATGCAGCGAATCGTTAGGAACCTCGCGGCAAGAGAGGACATCCCAGACGAATGgtgggctggggctggccTTAATCGAACACTGCCTCGAGAGGGGTCAAACTGA
- a CDS encoding uncharacterized protein (EggNog:ENOG41~TransMembrane:14 (i54-78o90-109i121-139o145-167i179-202o208-231i243-262o274-294i315-334o346-370i377-395o407-427i439-460o480-498i)) — MAIDEETKVDTSRPLEQLTPNSDGSTTTIDAEPTVPTEAEGGLSKEQQGIRKHLIALSIVLCQLIVALPFGSGLLISYTIPQKLGSDPSLGIWIAASYPLTEATFVLMGGRVGAVHGHKKVLIIGGTIYVLFNLISGFMRTVPTIIVMRALSGVGAGIIVPNAIALLTTSFPPGIGRLIWVGLFGAMAPVGAGGGSIFPGFFGQLLPWWWLFFFFAIAGTVVFTAAAILVPSEEVTMDPNGKVDYIGSYFGVGGLILFNCAWTEAAIKGWKVDYVYIIFILSVLHMALFLLWEARFAKEPILPLSVWSAPSFKPMLLSAFFTFMSTGILFYYITRWHVDIRHYSNLLNAASFATFTVMATLACGISAICVRYMPAQLVMAIGTVSALVAGILLATMPVHQNYWPQEFPALFILGFSPDFIFTAAQIITSNSVKRNLQGVAGSLVGTIQLYGLGTGLGFAGTIEIYTNRHGADPIGGIRHALWFSVALAAAATLMCVLIRIPKDEREGWDEDEVEGHA; from the exons ATGGCTATTGACGAAGAGACGAAAGTCGATACTTCTCGACCACTCGAGCAGTTAACTCCAAACTCGGATGGAAGCACGACCACGATCGATGCCGAACCAACAGTTCCTACAGAGGCGGAGGGAGGTTTGTCCAAGGAACAACAAGGGATACGCAAGCACCTGATTGCACTAAGCATTGTGCTATGCCAGCTTATTGTG GCTCTCCCTTTCGGTTCCGGCCTTTTGATCTCATATACCATTCCCCAAAAGCTGGGGTCTGACCCAAGCCTGGGTATTTGGATTGCTGCATCATATCC GCTGACGGAGGCGACTTTTGTCCTAATGGGTGGCCGTGTTGGAGCTGTCCACGGCCACAAGAAAgttctcatcatcggcggcaCCATCTACGTTTtgttcaatctcatctcggGGTTTATGCGAACCGTCCCGACCATAATCGTCATGCGAGCTCTTAGTGGCGTGGGAGCTGGCATAATCGTTCCGAATGCTATTGCCCTGCTTACGACATCGTTCCCGCCGGGCATAGGCCGCTTGATCTGGGTAGGGCTGTTTGGAGCGATGGCTCCTGTCGGTGCTGGCGGTGGTTCCATATTCCCAGGCTTCTttggccagctgctgccttggtggtggctctttttcttctt TGCCATTGCCGGAACCGTTGTCTTCACGGCTGCTGCGATTCTTGTCCCCTCTGAAGAAGTTACAATGGATCCGAATGGCAAGGTTGACTATATCGGGTCGTACTTTGGCGTTGGCGGCCTGATTCTGTTCAACTGCGCCTGGAC AGAGGCTGCCATCAAGGGATGGAAGGTCGATTATGTttacatcatcttcatcctgTCTGTGCTTCACATGGCCCTATTTTTACTATGGGAAGCAAGATTTGCAAAGGAACCAATATTGCCGCTTTCAGTCTGGTCTGCGCCATCGTTTAAGCCCATGCTACTCTCCGCCTTCTTCACATTTATGAGCACGGGCATTCTCTTCTACTATATAACTCGATGGCACGTGGACATCCGCCACTACTCCAACCTGCTCAACGCTGCATCCTTTGCGACTTTTACGGTCATGGCAACGCTCGCCTGTGGAATAAGTGCTATTTGCGTGCGATATATGCCTGCACAGCTTGTGATGGCGATAGGGACGGTTTCGGCTCTGGTTGCGGGTATTTTGCTGGCGACAATGCCCGTCCATCAGAATTACTGGCCGCAGGAGTTTCCAGCGCTGTTCATATTGGGATTCAGCCCCGACTTTATCTTTACGGCCGCGCAGATAATCACCAGCAACAGTGTCAAGCGCAATCTGCAGGGCGTGGCTGGATCTCTCGTCGGTACGATTCAGCTGTACGGCTTGGGCACGGGTCTGGGGTTTGCTGGCACTATTGAGATTTACACGAACAGGCACGGCGCTGATCCGATTGGCGGAATTAGACACGCTCTGTGGTTCTCggttgctctggctgctgcagcgacGTTGATGTGTGTCTTGATTCGGATTCCCAAGGATGAGCGCGAGGGctgggatgaagatgaagtggaGGGCCATGCCTGA
- a CDS encoding uncharacterized protein (EggNog:ENOG41), producing MSSLYGGTWRDAHGIRGFETLPRTEEDGQEGSIGWWSPDPRLRPRHARIAVMSNPRRSRSPLPPSIISSSFTPSNRLPSSRLLGGELERIPFEPSASLDDVSTLDRYRSLRRNQSRMYRALLSRRSQPEDRHSRPQPVDGLGDRDRSLSPEGWDTLRSTLTPDPQPPSAGSSFASAAATTQGAGPANPPPTAPELPDGAMDPACESGHENSDDEDTFFGYPGYRGIRHAHRRIRQLVPEYNLDGPSDGPRSQQTQSSGPSGDVLANHYSQLLFGQTSHTGSEDERMLDRLRIIRERSSGGGPNTHSGDEEWVGMQRIVRNLAAREDIPDEWWAGAGLNRTLPREGSN from the exons ATGAGCTCCCTCTATGGTGGTACTTGGCGCGACGCACACGGCATCCGCGGCTTCGAAACCTTGCCGagaacagaagaagacggccagGAAGGCAGCATCGGGTGGTGGAGTCCTGACCCTCGACTGCGGCCTAGGCATGCGCGCATC GCCGTGATGAGCAACCCTAGGCGTAGCCGCAGTCCCCTTCCCCCATCGATAATCTCCAGTAGCTTCACCCCTAGCAACCGCCTTCCCTCgtctcgtcttcttggcGGAGAGCTGGAAAGGATACCTTTTGAACCGTCAGCGTCTCTTGACGACGTTTCCACTTTGGACAGATACAGATCTCTGCGCAGAAACCAGTCACGAATGTACCGAGCCTTGCTATCTAGGCGCTCCCAGCCTGAAGACCGCCATTCGCGCCCTCAACCGGTTGATGGCCTGGGAGACCGCGACAGAAGCCTGAGCCCGGAGGGTTGGGATACCTTGCGCTCAACGCTGACGCCTGATCCACAGCCGCCCAGCGCAGGTTCTTCGTTTGCATCTGCGGCGGCCACCACCCAAGGCGCGGGCCCTGCTAACCCTCCTCCCACCGCTCCAGAACTGCCTGACGGGGCCATGGATCCTGCTTGCGAATCCGGCCACGAAAattccgacgacgaggataCCTTCTTCGGGTACCCTGGATATCGCGGCATTCGTCACGCACACCGACGAATCCGTCAATTAGTTCCCGAATACAATTTGGATGGGCCATCGGACGGGCCACGTTCCCAGCAAACTCAATCGTCGGGGCCCTCGGGCGATGTTCTGGCAAATCATTATTCCCAGCTATTGTTTGGACAGACCTCGCACACAGGATCGGAGGACGAAAGAATGCTTGATCGGCTCCGAATAATCCGTGAAAGATCCTCTGGAGGCGGGCCAAACACTCAttcaggagatgaagaatggGTAGGCATGCAGCGAATCGTTAGGAACCTCGCGGCAAGAGAGGACATCCCAGACGAATGgtgggctggggctggccTTAATCGAACACTGCCTCGAGAGGGGTCAAACTGA
- a CDS encoding uncharacterized protein (EggNog:ENOG41) yields the protein MTAPTSLIVVCCHGIWKGGPSNGADEEEWLIADFQRGETGTFIEHVKLGVKLLAESYDDSVLAFSGGPTRKETALSEAQSYSNLAAAHNLFDHVFINKPSSKPQTVSKVVSSKILIEDRALDSYHNVLFSLTLFYTRFKAWPLSLTIVSHDFKRPRFIDGHCAAIEFPIERTRFLGIDPPGMINGENKVAMKGVGQAVDEWTADPHGRGEKLAGKRANRNPWAVWQGVFEDEVDGFGKGGLVTRGEGEMEALVDDAPRPW from the exons ATGACAGCGCCCACCTCCCTCATAGTCGTCTGCTGCCACGGCATCTGGAAGGGCGGCCCTTCCAacggcgccgatgaagaggagTGGCTCATTGCCGACTTTCAGCGCGGCGAGACGGGCACTTTTATCGAGCACGTTAAACTGGGGGTGAAGCTTCTCGCTGAGAGCTACGATGACAGCGTGCTTGCATTCTCGGG CGGCCCAACCCGCAAAGAAACAGCTCTAAGTGAAGCCCAAAGCTACAGCAACCTCGCCGCAGCGCACAACTTATTCGACcacgtcttcatcaacaagccCAGCTCAAAGCCACAAACGGTTTCCAAAGTTGTTTCATCAAAAATCCTCATCGAAGACCGCGCATTAGACTCGTACCACAATGTGCTCTTCAGCCTCACCCTCTTCTACACGCGCTTCAAAGCCTGGCCCCTATCTTTAACCATTGTCTCTCACGATTTCAAGAGGCCCCGCTTCATAGATGGCCATTGTGCTGCCATTGAATTTCCAATCGAGAGGACAAGATTCTTGGGCATCGATCCGCCTGGTATGATTAATGGCGAGAACAAAGTTGCGATGAAAGGCGTGGGACAGGCGGTGGATGAATGGACGGCTGATCCTCACGGACGGGGAGAGAAATTGGCTGGAAAGAGAGCGAATAGAAATCCGTGGGCAGTATGGCAGGGTGTTTTTGAAGACGAGGTGGACGGGTTCGGTAAAGGGGGCTTGGTTACGAGAGGGGAGGGTGAGATGGAGGCGTTGGTCGACGATGCTCCAcggccatggtga
- a CDS encoding uncharacterized protein (EggNog:ENOG41) — protein MASAQASGEPRRRGRRPGPTSQAKPEPSDESLEKRRQRNRKAQRLFRLRRQAAHANYEKNMVHIEGALEQMAGTFLDFTNGILQSPLIRQDPALVSKLQSATNSILHLCQGGSLEGSPQSNQEINDDIDTFEGRPPSSSTSDDAEFQQTYHGSKEPSQTLDGMLLDFHSLNQPTPVLQPTSQPPPQPTLQPGNIASTARYNPFIKSHSSPIGNIFGNGFMSLPPINFADCATTDYMLHTYPSEESFSIMITRASLQHAYDSILSDTYATSAAVDRIFGFTLKFRSREEILMVLRWYLRPQTSEISRLATAEFDDYLVAQYYHGIATAQYSGIDGVFDGGCLDPSNGRASSPSNQSRILNSYQIEQWLLACGMKYLDFDTIELKEIKPVGRLLNNQPPDTSEELMQPFVALQQTQQQQQHVPLQSVPRIEIQPPADIDSEGKIGNIRLSRSRLIHVLRGISFCIDKGPAYCERAVLESVVIAMHADN, from the exons ATGGCATCGGCCCAGGCTTCAGGAGAGCCACGACGCCGTGGACGTCGGCCAGGCCCAACCTCACAGGCAAAGCCAGAGCCCAGTGACGAGAGCTTGGAG aaacggcggcagcggaaCCGCAAGGCACAGCGGCTATTCCGTCTACGGCGGCAAGCTGCTCATGCAAACTATGAGAAGAACATGGTCCATATAGAGGGGGCCCTTGAGCAGATGGCCGGGACGTTTCTTGATTTCACAAACGGCATCCTCCAGTCGCCGCTGATAAGACAGGATCCTGCCCTCGTCTCCAAGCTGCAGTCTGCAACTAACAGCATATTGCATCTATGCCAAGGAGGTAGCCTGGAGGGCAGCCCCCAGAGCAACCAGGAGATCAACGACGATATCGATACTTTTGAAGGACGGCCTCCGAGCAGCTCTACCAGCGATGACGCCGAGTTTCAACAGACGTATCATGGAAGCAAGGAGCCTTCTCAAACACTGGACGGCATGCTCCTTGATTTTCATTCCCTCAACCAACCGACACCTGTCCTTCAGCCTACTTCTcaacctcctcctcaacctACTCTCCAACCTGGCAATATTGCATCGACCGCTCGATACAACCCATTTATCAAATCACATTCGTCACCGATTGGGAATATCTTCGGCAATGGCTTTATGAGCCTACCACCCATTAATTTTGCGGACTGCGCTACAACCGACTATATGCTGCACACATATCCATCTGAAGAGTCCTTTAGCATCATGATCACCAgagcttctctgcagcaCGCGTATGACTCTATCCTCAGCGACACATACGCCACTTCCGCAGCTGTCGACAGAATATTTGGCTTCACTCTCAAGTTTCGATCGCGCGAAGAAATCCTCATGGTACTGCGCTGGTACCTGAGACCTCAGACGTCGGAGATTTCCAGATTGGCCACGGCCGAGTTTGACGACTACTTGGTGGCTCAGTACTATCACGGAATCGCCACAGCTCAGTATTCGGGCATTGATGGAGTCTTTGACGGAGGCTGCTTGGATCCTTCCAACGgcagagcttcttctccttcaaaCCAAAGCCGGATTTTGAATTCCTATCAGATTGAGCAGTGGCTGTTAGCTTGTGGTATGAAATATCTTGATTTTGATACAATCGAGCTGAAAGAAATCAAGCCGGTGGGCAGGCTGCTAAATAATCAACCGCCCGACACTTCAGAGGAACTGATGCAGCCATTTGTAGCATTACAACAAacacaacagcagcaacaacatgTGCCTCTCCAAAGTGTTCCCAGGATAGAGATTCAGCCACCGGCGGATATAGATTCAGAAGGCAAGATAGGGAATATTCGTCTATCAAGATCACGATTAATACATGTCTTGAGAGGAATTTCCTTTTGCATTGACAAGGGGCCAGCATATTGCGAAAGAGCCGTTCTGGAGTCGGTTGTCATAGCAATGCATGCCGACAACTAG